One window from the genome of bacterium encodes:
- a CDS encoding radical SAM protein — translation MFPKYLKTYKSGLLKEKVKRAHEILSSCTLCPRNCSVNRLKDKKGFCRSGKDLIVSRAVAHFGEEPPISGTSGSGTIFFSNCNLKCIFCQNYQISQLGMGNKVTTEELADMMLSLQKSGSHNINLVSPTHFLPQILEGLYMAIGKGLKIPIVYNTGGYDSLEIIKLLDGIVNIYLPDMKYSDNLTAEKLSSAPDYPQHNRAAIVEMFCQVGNLKLDNSKVAVSGLLIRHLILPDDLAGSYNTLSFLANKISRDVWIGLMSQYHPSYRANKDKRVNQRITGKEYKKVINWAEGLGFKNCLIQGIDSSDLFLPDFEKDQPF, via the coding sequence TAAATCCGGTCTTCTGAAAGAGAAAGTCAAGAGAGCTCATGAAATTCTTTCCTCATGCACTCTTTGTCCTCGTAATTGCAGTGTCAACAGGCTAAAAGATAAAAAGGGATTTTGCAGGTCTGGTAAAGATTTGATTGTCTCAAGAGCCGTGGCGCATTTTGGGGAAGAGCCGCCGATATCAGGAACAAGTGGTTCCGGAACAATATTTTTTTCGAATTGCAATCTTAAATGTATCTTCTGTCAGAATTATCAAATCAGCCAGCTTGGTATGGGGAATAAAGTAACAACAGAAGAACTTGCGGATATGATGCTCTCTCTTCAAAAAAGTGGTTCTCATAATATAAACTTGGTTTCTCCCACTCACTTCCTGCCGCAAATACTCGAGGGATTATATATGGCGATAGGGAAGGGATTGAAAATCCCGATTGTTTATAATACGGGAGGTTATGACTCTCTGGAAATCATTAAACTCCTTGACGGTATAGTTAATATATACTTACCCGATATGAAGTATTCAGATAATCTAACAGCAGAGAAACTCTCTTCAGCACCTGATTACCCACAGCACAACCGGGCTGCTATTGTGGAAATGTTTTGCCAGGTTGGAAACCTTAAACTTGATAACAGTAAAGTAGCAGTAAGCGGTCTTTTAATAAGACATCTTATTCTGCCGGATGACCTTGCTGGTAGTTACAATACGCTGTCTTTTTTAGCAAATAAAATTTCTAGGGATGTATGGATTGGACTGATGAGTCAATATCATCCCTCGTACAGGGCAAATAAAGACAAAAGAGTAAATCAAAGAATTACAGGCAAAGAATATAAGAAAGTCATTAATTGGGCAGAAGGACTAGGATTTAAGAACTGCCTGATTCAGGGAATAGATAGTTCAGACCTGTTCCTGCCTGATTTTGAAAAAGACCAGCCGTTTTAA
- the arsB gene encoding ACR3 family arsenite efflux transporter: MTQNVEVATKDKKGLNIFEKYLTVWVIGCIGLGILLGKMFPDVAITLDEISIYQVSIPIAICLFFMMYPIMVKIDFAEVIKAGKTPKPVFLTLFINWCIKPFTMLAIATLFLGVFFKGWLPGIEIIKDGSQVELYRSYIAGCILLGIAPCTAMVLIWGHLSKGNDGHTLVMVAINSLTMLFLYAPLGSWLLGVNKMPIPWQTIVLSVVTYVGLPLFLGYHSRKWIINKKGFKWFEEKFLRYLTPVSIGALLVTLILLFSFKGELIIKQPQLIFLIAIPLFIQTCLIFALTYAIAKWLKLSYKDAAPSALIGASNHFEVAIATSAMLFGLSSGASLATVVGVLIEVPVMLMLVRVCLKTRHLFERAVKV, translated from the coding sequence ATGACACAAAATGTTGAAGTGGCGACAAAAGATAAAAAAGGGCTTAACATTTTTGAAAAATATCTAACGGTATGGGTTATAGGCTGTATTGGCTTAGGCATACTGCTTGGGAAAATGTTTCCGGATGTCGCTATTACATTAGATGAGATATCCATTTACCAGGTATCAATTCCTATCGCAATATGTCTATTCTTTATGATGTATCCGATTATGGTTAAGATTGATTTTGCTGAGGTCATTAAAGCGGGAAAAACTCCAAAGCCGGTTTTTCTTACTCTATTTATTAATTGGTGTATTAAGCCTTTCACTATGCTTGCCATTGCAACATTATTCCTAGGAGTATTTTTTAAAGGGTGGTTGCCAGGGATAGAGATCATTAAAGATGGTTCACAGGTCGAATTGTACAGATCTTATATTGCGGGATGTATTCTCTTGGGCATAGCTCCTTGCACGGCAATGGTTCTTATATGGGGACACTTGTCAAAAGGCAATGATGGTCACACACTTGTTATGGTAGCAATAAACTCTTTGACCATGCTATTCCTTTACGCGCCTTTAGGGAGTTGGTTGTTAGGAGTTAATAAGATGCCTATTCCATGGCAGACAATTGTATTATCAGTTGTAACTTATGTAGGATTACCACTTTTCCTTGGTTATCATTCAAGAAAATGGATTATTAATAAGAAAGGGTTTAAATGGTTTGAGGAGAAATTCCTGCGTTATCTAACCCCTGTCTCTATAGGGGCATTACTTGTTACACTTATCCTTTTATTCTCGTTTAAGGGCGAACTTATTATTAAGCAGCCACAACTGATATTCTTGATAGCTATACCTCTCTTTATTCAGACATGTCTAATCTTTGCTTTAACCTATGCAATAGCAAAATGGTTAAAATTATCTTATAAAGATGCGGCGCCTTCTGCTCTTATAGGAGCAAGCAATCATTTTGAAGTAGCTATTGCCACTTCAGCAATGCTTTTCGGTTTATCTTCTGGAGCGTCATTGGCAACAGTAGTAGGTGTTTTGATTGAAGTACCGGTTATGCTTATGCTTGTAAGGGTGTGTTTAAAGACTAGGCATTTGTTTGAAAGAGCGGTCAAAGTGTGA
- the arsM gene encoding arsenite methyltransferase, with the protein MTAESNEKIRETVRKGYTDIAKGKSGCCCGSSSPDKLAGAIGYTNEELEILPDGANMGLSCGNPTAIANLKPGQVVLDLGSGGGFDVFIAARKVGQRGRAIGVDMTSEMLGKARAGLSKFTEKTELSNVEFRLGEIEHLPVADSSIDVVISNCVINLSPDKQQVWNEIARVLKLGGRACISDLALKKPLPKEVLDSAAALVSCVAGAVLIDETIKMAKQAGLTDIQIEEKAYSIDVMADCNDPLYRQVKESLPQGAKLSDYIISVNITITKT; encoded by the coding sequence ATGACTGCTGAATCAAACGAAAAAATCAGAGAAACAGTTCGGAAAGGATACACAGATATAGCCAAAGGCAAATCGGGCTGCTGCTGCGGTTCTTCATCGCCCGACAAACTCGCCGGAGCCATCGGTTATACAAACGAAGAGCTGGAAATATTGCCCGATGGCGCCAATATGGGTCTATCCTGCGGCAATCCGACCGCTATCGCCAATCTCAAGCCGGGACAGGTTGTTCTGGACTTAGGCAGCGGCGGCGGATTCGACGTCTTCATCGCCGCCCGTAAAGTGGGACAGCGAGGTAGAGCGATCGGCGTCGATATGACCTCGGAAATGCTCGGCAAGGCAAGAGCGGGCCTTTCAAAATTCACGGAAAAGACAGAGCTTTCCAACGTCGAATTCAGGCTTGGTGAAATAGAACATCTTCCCGTAGCAGATTCAAGCATCGATGTAGTAATCTCAAACTGTGTTATTAATCTTTCGCCGGACAAGCAACAGGTCTGGAATGAAATTGCACGCGTATTAAAATTGGGCGGCAGAGCATGCATTTCTGACCTTGCCTTAAAAAAACCTTTGCCAAAGGAAGTACTTGATTCTGCTGCTGCACTGGTAAGCTGTGTCGCTGGTGCGGTTCTTATCGATGAAACTATAAAAATGGCAAAACAGGCTGGTTTGACTGATATTCAAATAGAGGAGAAGGCATACAGTATCGATGTGATGGCGGATTGTAACGATCCACTTTACAGACAAGTCAAAGAATCTTTGCCACAGGGTGCAAAACTTAGCGACTATATTATCAGTGTTAATATAACCATAACAAAAACCTAA
- a CDS encoding cytochrome c biogenesis protein CcdA, with the protein MIRAMFEWLSNSLQSGPIIALTASFVWGVLSILLSPCHLASIPLIVGFIDEQGRISTKRAFLIASLFSSGILITIAAIGLITGLFGRMLGDIGPYGNYIVAVIFFIIGLHLLGIIPLPFLGKSSQPAFKRKGLLAGFILGLAFGIALGPCTFAYMAPMLGIAFKIASTQFLYGVTLLFVYGIGHCSVIVFAGTFTEVVQHYLNWNEKSKGTLILKKICGVLVLLGGTWLIYTAT; encoded by the coding sequence ATGATAAGAGCCATGTTTGAGTGGTTATCTAATTCTCTTCAATCAGGCCCGATTATTGCCTTAACCGCTTCTTTTGTCTGGGGAGTATTAAGTATCTTATTGAGTCCATGCCACCTGGCGAGCATTCCTTTAATTGTAGGTTTTATTGATGAACAGGGAAGGATATCCACAAAAAGAGCATTTCTTATAGCATCGCTTTTTTCTTCGGGAATCTTAATAACTATTGCTGCAATAGGATTAATTACCGGACTTTTTGGACGAATGCTGGGTGATATAGGGCCTTATGGAAACTATATTGTAGCCGTAATATTCTTTATCATAGGTCTTCATCTTTTAGGAATTATTCCTCTTCCTTTTCTCGGAAAATCAAGTCAGCCTGCGTTTAAGAGGAAAGGTCTATTAGCTGGGTTTATACTGGGGCTCGCTTTTGGCATTGCCCTCGGGCCATGCACTTTTGCCTATATGGCACCTATGCTTGGCATTGCATTTAAGATAGCATCTACACAGTTTCTCTACGGGGTAACACTTCTATTTGTTTATGGCATTGGTCATTGTTCAGTGATTGTTTTCGCAGGAACTTTTACAGAAGTTGTCCAGCATTATTTGAACTGGAATGAGAAATCCAAAGGTACGCTTATTTTAAAAAAGATTTGCGGAGTTCTTGTTCTATTAGGCGGAACCTGGCTGATTTATACGGCTACATAA
- a CDS encoding thioredoxin family protein, which yields MYHKLVRNICFIVVSTLLFSVLGCSSCCNGEKQTHQEEQLNSKTETEIPAQESKTTKVTFIELGSVNCIPCKMMQPIMKEIEEEYPDVKVIFYDVWTSEGRPYGQKYGIRAIPTQVFLDKDGKEFFRHMGFFSKEEIVKILKKQGVE from the coding sequence ATGTATCATAAGCTGGTAAGAAATATCTGTTTTATAGTAGTGTCTACTTTGCTTTTTTCTGTTCTAGGCTGTAGCAGTTGTTGTAATGGGGAAAAGCAAACTCATCAGGAAGAACAGTTAAATTCCAAAACAGAGACAGAGATTCCTGCGCAGGAAAGCAAAACTACTAAGGTTACTTTTATAGAACTTGGTTCTGTTAACTGTATTCCCTGCAAGATGATGCAGCCGATAATGAAGGAAATTGAAGAGGAATATCCTGATGTAAAAGTAATCTTTTACGATGTCTGGACTTCTGAAGGAAGGCCTTACGGACAGAAGTATGGTATCAGGGCGATTCCCACACAGGTTTTTCTCGACAAAGACGGAAAAGAATTTTTCCGGCATATGGGCTTCTTCTCTAAAGAAGAAATAGTTAAGATACTAAAGAAGCAGGGAGTTGAATAA
- a CDS encoding TM0996/MTH895 family glutaredoxin-like protein: MKIEILGTGCPKCKKLAELAGQAVKESGIEAEITKVTEIKEIMNRGVMLTPALVIDEEVKSAGKVPGLEEIKNWLKERQNVS; encoded by the coding sequence ATGAAGATTGAAATCTTGGGAACAGGTTGTCCGAAGTGTAAGAAACTGGCTGAGCTTGCCGGGCAGGCAGTGAAAGAATCTGGAATTGAAGCGGAGATAACCAAGGTAACAGAGATTAAAGAAATTATGAATCGTGGAGTAATGTTAACTCCTGCTTTGGTCATTGACGAAGAAGTTAAAAGCGCGGGTAAAGTACCAGGCCTAGAAGAAATCAAAAACTGGTTAAAGGAGAGGCAAAATGTATCATAA